The window GCGGAAAGCCCCAGGAACTCGCTATAGATTTCCTGATTATGCTCGCCCAGTTTTGCCCCTAAAAACTTAATCCGGCCAGGGTGTTTTGTCAGCTTGGGGAAAACCCCGGGCACCAGGACTTTGCCTTGCTCCGGGTCTTCAACCTCCAGCACGGCGTCCCTGGCCCGCAGGTGGGGATCGTGGGCCAAATCTTCGATATTCCGAATGATATCCGCCGGGACCTCGGCCTGATCCAAAATTTCAAGGGCCTCATCAGCGGTCAAATCCTTGACCCAATCGGCCACTATCTCATAAAGCTGGTCCTGGTTCCCTATCCGGGCGAACCGGCTATTGAATCGCGGGTCCTCCAGCAGTTCCGGATGTCCAATGGCGTAGGCCAGCTTGGTCCACAGGGTGTCAACCCCGGCATTGATCACCAGGATACGCCCGTCCTTGGTTTCAAAGTCATCAGCCGGAACAACGAAAGGATTTCGGTTGCCAGTGCGTTCGCGAATCCGTCCGCTCAGGCTGTAATCAACCAGGGCCGATTCTGAAGCGCGGAACCCTGATTCCACCAGGCTGATATCAATGACCTCCCCCCCGGTCCCGTTGACCTTGCGATTATAAAGAGCCATGACCAACCCAAAGGCGCCGAGGTAAGCGGTCATGTAATCAACCAGAGCATAACCTGACCGGACAGGGGGCTGGTCTGGGAAACCTGTGACATAAGTGATTCCGCCAAAGGCGCTGGCCGTTCGATCAAAGCCGCCCTTTTTATGGTATGGTCCGGTCTGTCCATAGGCAGACACCTGCGCAATAATAAGTTCAGGATTGGTTCGATGCAGGTCTTCAGAGCCGATATGCCACCCTTCGGCCCGGCCCGGCCGGAAATTCATGACGACCGCATCAGCCTTGGCCGCGAGCTTATGGGCCAGTTCCTGGCCCTCCTTGGTGTGGAGGTCCAGGGTGATGGCCTTTTTATTTCGTCCCTCGACCAACCAGGAAGGGCCTCTTCCGCTCGGAAAGATGCCCATTCCCCGGGTGGAGTCTCCGACTTTAGGCAGCTCAATCTTAATGATCGTCGCTCCGAAGTCTCCCAGGATAGTCGTTGAAACCGGACCCGCGAGCAATGTGGCAAAATCCAAAATAATGATCCCTTCAAGTGGCAGCTCTGACATCGTATCCTCCTTATGTAGTTATTATAAAATCTGAATCATGCCTTCAGATAATTAGGTAAAGACGTATAAAACTAAGCAAGCTGAAAAAATAAGATTTCCTTTGAGAAACTGCTTAATGCGGCTATCATACTGAAGAATAAATTACTAGGCAAACATAGTTTCTCATCAACCTAAAAATACCCCGGCAGATCCAAAAATTTTTGCAGCCGCCGGGGCTAATTATGGCTGACCTATTTCACCCCCCAGAAGAAGAACTGTTAATCTGAAGAAAATATCTTAAAGTAAGGTCTTTTCCGTTTCCCGGTCAAATAAGT of the Deltaproteobacteria bacterium genome contains:
- a CDS encoding CoA transferase → MSELPLEGIIILDFATLLAGPVSTTILGDFGATIIKIELPKVGDSTRGMGIFPSGRGPSWLVEGRNKKAITLDLHTKEGQELAHKLAAKADAVVMNFRPGRAEGWHIGSEDLHRTNPELIIAQVSAYGQTGPYHKKGGFDRTASAFGGITYVTGFPDQPPVRSGYALVDYMTAYLGAFGLVMALYNRKVNGTGGEVIDISLVESGFRASESALVDYSLSGRIRERTGNRNPFVVPADDFETKDGRILVINAGVDTLWTKLAYAIGHPELLEDPRFNSRFARIGNQDQLYEIVADWVKDLTADEALEILDQAEVPADIIRNIEDLAHDPHLRARDAVLEVEDPEQGKVLVPGVFPKLTKHPGRIKFLGAKLGEHNQEIYSEFLGLSADEITELEKKGVI